The following are from one region of the Methyloversatilis discipulorum genome:
- a CDS encoding FliM/FliN family flagellar motor C-terminal domain-containing protein, giving the protein MNSNSRMGDPAVSRVLDVSTLGRPVHRLDAFADRLTKDLAEALRSGINRRYRAGFDLRALSFDQAAQPGKPIRWAAYAGPAGRILFAAERPLVLTLLGYRFGLFGRDGASAPAIPEVAGRETATEERVAAGLGEELITVVAARIAAGDPERALDVVAPPAFVVTPAAPPAPGAWTLTCTVADPLLGEDCHMWFVLDDACMDSLLRGLAPPADRKDATRADTPFANRLQMTLTGRLLSKEIQLGELFDLRVGDVIPVFVGEADVLVDDSRLFTAAVAEHKGKLCLTSFNDMD; this is encoded by the coding sequence ATGAATTCGAATTCCAGAATGGGCGATCCGGCGGTTTCCAGGGTGCTGGACGTGAGCACACTCGGCCGGCCGGTGCATCGACTGGATGCCTTCGCCGACCGGCTGACCAAGGATCTGGCCGAAGCGCTCCGTAGCGGCATCAACCGTCGCTACCGCGCCGGCTTCGATCTGCGTGCGCTGAGCTTCGATCAGGCCGCACAGCCGGGAAAGCCGATCCGCTGGGCCGCCTATGCAGGCCCGGCCGGCCGCATCCTTTTCGCCGCCGAGCGACCGCTGGTGCTGACCTTGCTGGGCTATCGCTTCGGTCTGTTCGGACGCGATGGCGCGTCGGCGCCCGCAATCCCCGAGGTCGCGGGTCGCGAGACGGCGACCGAGGAACGCGTCGCCGCTGGCCTTGGCGAGGAACTGATCACCGTGGTGGCTGCGCGCATCGCGGCCGGCGATCCGGAACGAGCGCTCGATGTCGTCGCACCGCCGGCATTTGTCGTGACGCCCGCCGCACCGCCCGCACCGGGCGCATGGACCTTGACCTGCACGGTTGCCGATCCCTTGCTCGGCGAGGACTGCCACATGTGGTTCGTGCTCGACGACGCCTGCATGGACAGCTTGCTGCGCGGTCTCGCGCCGCCTGCCGACAGGAAGGACGCGACGCGCGCCGACACGCCCTTCGCCAACCGTCTCCAGATGACGCTCACCGGTCGCCTGCTGAGCAAGGAAATCCAGCTCGGCGAACTGTTCGACCTGCGTGTGGGCGACGTCATTCCGGTCTTCGTCGGCGAAGCCGACGTACTGGTCGACGACTCGCGCCTCTTTACGGCAGCTGTCGCCGAGCACAAGGGCAAGCTCTGCCTCACCTCATTCAACGATATGGACTGA
- the greB gene encoding transcription elongation factor GreB, with product MSKAFTKETDTEEDDPESVSALPPGSKNYMTLAGYGRLRAELDELVRSERPRIVETVAWAASNGDRSENGDYIYGKKRLREIDRRIRFLIKRLESATVVDPREQQNPEQVFFGATVDYEDEDGPHTVQIVGVDEANASDGRISWISPLARALLKAREGDTVRFQSPAGLREIEVTEVRYE from the coding sequence ATGAGCAAGGCCTTCACCAAGGAAACCGACACCGAAGAGGACGATCCCGAATCGGTCAGTGCGCTGCCACCGGGCAGCAAGAACTACATGACGCTCGCCGGCTACGGCCGTCTGCGGGCCGAACTCGACGAACTGGTGCGCAGCGAGCGCCCACGCATCGTCGAAACTGTCGCCTGGGCCGCCTCTAACGGCGACCGCTCCGAGAACGGCGACTACATCTACGGCAAGAAGCGGCTGCGCGAGATCGATCGCCGCATCCGTTTCCTGATCAAGCGGCTCGAGTCGGCCACCGTGGTCGACCCCAGGGAACAGCAGAACCCGGAACAGGTGTTCTTCGGCGCCACCGTCGATTACGAGGACGAGGACGGCCCGCACACCGTGCAGATCGTCGGCGTCGACGAAGCCAATGCATCCGACGGTCGCATTTCGTGGATATCGCCGCTCGCCCGCGCGCTGCTCAAGGCGCGCGAGGGCGACACCGTGCGCTTCCAGAGCCCGGCCGGACTGCGCGAGATCGAGGTGACCGAGGTGCGCTACGAGTGA
- the fliR gene encoding flagellar biosynthetic protein FliR, with the protein MEPLFNQMLPLLHSLWWPFCRILAMFSAAPLIGETTLPMPVRILLSLVLAVVMLPLVQDGAQIDPFSLNGVVTTVQEVLIGFVMGLAFHLAMAVIMVLGFLVSSQIGLSMALMNDPLNGASSDVVSSLLATLCALVFFAVDGHLLLAGVIGASFGAWPVGGGIPLSTLQAIALNVAWVFSAALLLAVPMVFATMVVQIGFGFLNRVAPSLNLFSLGFSLVTVFGLFMLGHVARVVPQHYLRMCGQVLDMLQQQMRAASHG; encoded by the coding sequence GTGGAGCCGCTGTTCAACCAGATGCTGCCGCTGCTGCACTCGCTGTGGTGGCCGTTCTGCCGCATCCTCGCGATGTTCAGCGCGGCGCCGCTGATCGGCGAGACCACGCTGCCGATGCCGGTGCGCATCCTGCTGTCGCTGGTGCTGGCGGTGGTCATGCTGCCGCTGGTGCAGGACGGCGCGCAGATCGACCCGTTCTCGCTGAACGGCGTCGTCACCACGGTGCAGGAGGTGCTGATCGGCTTCGTGATGGGGCTGGCTTTCCACCTCGCGATGGCCGTCATCATGGTGCTCGGTTTCCTGGTGTCGTCGCAGATCGGCCTGTCGATGGCGCTGATGAACGATCCGCTCAACGGCGCTTCGTCCGACGTCGTATCGAGCCTGCTGGCGACCCTGTGCGCGCTGGTGTTCTTCGCCGTCGACGGCCACCTGCTGCTGGCCGGCGTCATCGGCGCCAGCTTCGGTGCCTGGCCTGTGGGCGGCGGCATTCCGCTGTCCACACTGCAGGCGATCGCGCTCAACGTGGCCTGGGTGTTCTCGGCGGCGCTGCTGCTCGCGGTGCCCATGGTGTTCGCGACCATGGTGGTGCAGATCGGCTTCGGCTTCCTGAACCGCGTGGCGCCGTCGCTGAACCTGTTCTCGCTCGGCTTCTCTCTGGTGACCGTATTCGGGCTGTTCATGCTGGGCCATGTCGCGCGCGTGGTGCCGCAGCACTATCTGCGCATGTGCGGGCAGGTGCTCGACATGCTGCAGCAGCAGATGAGGGCGGCGTCGCATGGCTGA
- a CDS encoding DUF2946 family protein, producing the protein MSAVPHVRLVARLLLAALLALPAAPVLAQLLARSAGVALAADVCSVARPGDDGVPAPLQHAGAHCHWCCPLGDALPVIRFATPTVAFADGQANPPPAGERRSDACGMRPEPRAPPGCLAQRA; encoded by the coding sequence GTGAGTGCAGTTCCGCACGTCCGGCTCGTTGCGCGCCTGTTGCTGGCGGCATTGCTTGCGCTGCCGGCGGCGCCGGTGCTGGCGCAACTGCTTGCGCGCAGCGCAGGTGTGGCGCTGGCCGCCGATGTCTGCAGCGTTGCCCGCCCGGGCGACGACGGAGTGCCGGCGCCGCTCCAGCACGCAGGCGCGCATTGCCATTGGTGCTGCCCGCTTGGCGATGCCCTGCCGGTCATCCGCTTTGCGACGCCGACTGTGGCGTTCGCGGACGGGCAGGCGAATCCGCCTCCGGCGGGGGAGCGCCGCAGCGATGCCTGCGGCATGCGGCCGGAGCCGAGGGCGCCGCCCGGGTGTCTGGCCCAGCGGGCCTGA
- a CDS encoding DUF465 domain-containing protein, translating into MEEQELRATLDALRAEHRDLDQAIADLHDVQSRDELLLRRLKKRKLLLRDRIATIERLLDPDDIA; encoded by the coding sequence ATGGAAGAACAGGAACTGCGCGCCACGCTGGACGCGCTTCGCGCCGAACACCGTGACCTTGATCAGGCCATCGCCGACCTGCATGACGTGCAGTCGCGCGACGAACTGCTGCTGCGACGGCTGAAGAAACGAAAACTATTGTTGCGCGATCGCATCGCCACGATAGAGCGTCTGCTCGATCCCGACGACATCGCCTGA
- the fliP gene encoding flagellar type III secretion system pore protein FliP (The bacterial flagellar biogenesis protein FliP forms a type III secretion system (T3SS)-type pore required for flagellar assembly.), which yields MTYRSSCGGPWARRAGRLLPAVAAVVVCASAGAAEIPLLESTTRGATTEFSVKTQILIIMTMLGLLPVMVMMMTSFTRFVIVLSLLRQALGLQQGLPNRIVTGIALILTLLVMRPIGEQIWAEAFVPYDRDSISLEQALKIAEAPVSRFMMAQTGKAALEQIARLSGSGPVAQPMDHPFLVRLAAFVLSELKTAFQIGCMLFIPFLVIDLVVSSVLMAMGMMMLSPLVISLPLKLLLFVLVDGWTLTVNTLVTSIQV from the coding sequence ATGACCTACCGATCGTCGTGCGGAGGGCCGTGGGCGCGCCGCGCAGGCAGGCTGCTGCCGGCCGTGGCCGCGGTCGTCGTCTGTGCGTCGGCCGGCGCGGCCGAGATACCGCTGCTCGAATCGACCACCCGCGGCGCCACCACCGAGTTTTCGGTGAAGACGCAGATACTCATCATCATGACCATGCTCGGGTTGCTGCCCGTCATGGTGATGATGATGACCAGCTTCACCCGCTTCGTCATCGTGCTGTCGCTGCTTCGCCAGGCGCTGGGACTGCAGCAGGGCCTGCCCAACCGCATCGTCACCGGCATCGCGCTCATCCTGACGCTGCTGGTGATGCGCCCGATCGGCGAACAGATATGGGCCGAGGCCTTCGTGCCCTACGACCGCGACAGCATCAGTCTCGAACAGGCGCTGAAGATCGCCGAGGCGCCGGTGTCGCGTTTCATGATGGCGCAGACCGGAAAGGCCGCGCTCGAACAGATCGCCCGCCTGTCCGGCTCCGGGCCGGTCGCGCAGCCGATGGACCATCCCTTCCTGGTGCGTCTGGCCGCCTTCGTGCTGAGCGAGCTGAAGACCGCCTTCCAGATCGGCTGCATGCTGTTCATCCCCTTCCTGGTGATAGACCTCGTCGTGTCCTCGGTGCTGATGGCCATGGGCATGATGATGCTGTCGCCGCTGGTGATTTCGCTGCCACTGAAGCTGCTGCTGTTCGTGCTGGTCGACGGCTGGACGCTCACCGTCAACACGCTGGTCACCAGCATCCAGGTCTGA
- a CDS encoding endonuclease/exonuclease/phosphatase family protein yields the protein MKLVSWNIQWARGCDGRVSTGRIADIVRAWGDADVICLQEVAVGFDTLPGMQGEDQVKQFRALFPDFTAVFAPGSDRLGDDGRRLQFGNLTLSRLPVLAVWRRLLPWPADDSVPGMQRAVAEVTVATPSGPLRVLNTHLEYYSAIQRMAQVEALRALSAEALAHLRAPPRSKDTNPAFLPPPRPAAALLCGDFNCEPHCAEHARLTAPADEAGADWIDLWTHCHGNRPHAHTVGLHGADWPDHPYCCDFALATPALLPRVIGIDVNACTDASDHQPLRVELRD from the coding sequence ATGAAGCTGGTCAGCTGGAACATCCAGTGGGCGCGCGGCTGCGACGGCCGCGTCAGCACCGGGCGTATCGCCGACATCGTGCGTGCCTGGGGCGACGCCGACGTGATCTGCCTGCAGGAGGTGGCGGTCGGTTTCGACACCTTGCCCGGAATGCAGGGCGAGGACCAGGTGAAGCAGTTCCGCGCGCTGTTTCCGGACTTTACCGCGGTCTTTGCGCCGGGCAGCGACCGCCTCGGCGACGATGGCCGGCGCCTGCAGTTCGGCAACCTGACGCTGTCGCGCCTGCCGGTGCTCGCTGTCTGGCGCCGTCTGCTGCCGTGGCCGGCCGACGACAGCGTACCCGGCATGCAGCGCGCGGTGGCGGAAGTGACCGTCGCGACCCCGAGCGGACCGCTGCGCGTGCTGAACACGCATCTTGAGTACTACTCGGCAATCCAGCGCATGGCGCAGGTGGAGGCCCTGCGTGCACTGTCCGCCGAGGCGCTGGCCCACCTGCGCGCGCCACCGCGGAGCAAGGACACGAACCCGGCTTTCCTGCCGCCGCCGCGGCCCGCGGCGGCGCTGCTGTGCGGTGATTTCAACTGCGAGCCGCACTGTGCGGAACACGCGCGGCTGACTGCGCCGGCCGACGAAGCGGGCGCCGACTGGATCGATCTGTGGACGCACTGCCATGGCAACCGGCCGCACGCGCACACCGTCGGCCTGCATGGTGCCGACTGGCCCGATCATCCTTACTGCTGCGATTTCGCTCTGGCGACGCCGGCATTGCTGCCGCGCGTGATCGGCATCGATGTGAACGCCTGCACGGACGCCTCGGATCATCAGCCCCTGCGGGTGGAACTGCGCGACTGA
- a CDS encoding 3-deoxy-7-phosphoheptulonate synthase: MNTDTTLEDSRIESFSVMPAPGDIKSEAPLSEAAKAAVRAGREAVRAILERTDPRLFVVVGPCSMHDPQACMDYARRLRALSDELSPALLLVMRVYFEKPRTAVGWKGYINDPFMDDSFQIEEGMRLARRFLLDVAELGLPAATEALDPISPQYLGDLISWTAIGARTSESQTHREMSSGLSTPVGFKNATDGDLDAAINGIISASRPHSFLGINRYGRSSIIRTRGNPHGHLVLRGGAGRPNYDSVSIALAEQALIKAGLPPNIVVDCSHANSFKKPEMQPLVLADVAGQIRDGNRSIVGVMIESHLEAGNQPIPKDLSQLRYGCSVTDGCVDWATTERMLRDLAATAGPALKRRMAAG; this comes from the coding sequence ATGAACACCGACACCACACTCGAAGACAGCCGCATCGAGAGCTTTTCGGTGATGCCGGCACCGGGCGACATCAAGAGCGAAGCGCCGCTCAGCGAAGCGGCGAAAGCGGCCGTGCGGGCCGGCCGCGAGGCGGTGCGCGCCATCCTGGAGCGGACCGATCCGCGCCTGTTCGTCGTGGTCGGCCCCTGCTCGATGCACGACCCGCAGGCCTGCATGGACTACGCACGCCGGCTGCGCGCCCTGTCGGACGAACTGTCGCCCGCGCTGCTGCTGGTGATGCGCGTGTATTTCGAGAAGCCGCGCACCGCGGTCGGCTGGAAGGGCTATATCAACGACCCTTTCATGGACGACAGCTTCCAGATCGAGGAAGGCATGCGCCTGGCGCGCCGCTTCCTGCTCGACGTGGCCGAACTGGGCCTGCCGGCGGCGACCGAGGCGCTGGACCCGATCTCGCCGCAGTATCTGGGCGATCTGATCTCATGGACGGCGATCGGCGCGCGCACTTCGGAATCGCAGACGCACCGCGAAATGTCCAGCGGGCTGTCGACGCCGGTGGGCTTCAAGAACGCCACCGACGGCGACCTCGACGCGGCGATCAACGGCATCATTTCCGCCTCGCGCCCGCACAGCTTTCTCGGCATCAACCGTTATGGCCGCTCCAGCATCATCCGCACGCGCGGCAATCCGCACGGTCATCTGGTGCTGCGCGGTGGAGCGGGTCGGCCGAACTACGATTCGGTCAGCATCGCGCTGGCCGAACAGGCGCTGATCAAGGCCGGTCTGCCGCCCAATATCGTGGTCGATTGTTCGCACGCAAACTCGTTCAAGAAGCCGGAAATGCAGCCGCTGGTGCTGGCCGACGTGGCGGGACAGATCCGCGACGGCAACCGCTCCATCGTCGGCGTCATGATCGAAAGCCACCTCGAAGCGGGCAACCAGCCGATTCCGAAGGACCTGTCGCAACTGCGCTACGGCTGTTCGGTCACCGATGGCTGTGTGGACTGGGCGACCACCGAGCGCATGCTGCGCGACCTGGCCGCCACCGCCGGTCCGGCGCTGAAGCGCCGGATGGCTGCCGGCTGA
- the flhB gene encoding flagellar type III secretion system protein FlhB, translating to MADESGSGDKSEKPSQQKLRKTREKGQVVRSRDLATAVGILVSLKLIVLMMPSLLDDFRALFALGFVPLDGDGALDNAWSARFAAASTLLLKMLLPLCAVPLAILVASMLPGGWVLNVEHWQPKLERLSPIKNLGRLVSPKHLFEVATSMLKATALCCVLWYVCSRGVTDFLMLQSLPLDRALVAGAGLMLDSIMALCAVFVVFALVDVPAQAFFFLRNLRMTKQEVKEEHKSSEGRPEVKQRIRQLQRQMARRGVRKAVPGADVVIVNPEHYAVALKYDERRAQAPFVIAKGVDEMALYIRAIAAEHSVETVELPPLARAIYNTSQVNQQIPLPLYRAVAQVLTYVLQLKAFRRGQRRGEPRLPTDLVIPKHLSEVMPA from the coding sequence ATGGCTGACGAATCCGGCAGCGGCGACAAGTCCGAAAAGCCCTCGCAGCAGAAGCTCAGGAAGACGCGCGAGAAGGGGCAGGTCGTCCGCTCGCGCGATCTGGCGACGGCGGTTGGCATCCTGGTGAGCCTCAAGCTCATCGTGCTGATGATGCCGTCGCTGCTCGACGACTTCCGCGCGCTGTTCGCACTCGGCTTCGTGCCGCTGGACGGCGACGGCGCGCTGGACAACGCATGGTCGGCGCGCTTCGCCGCCGCCTCGACGCTGCTGCTGAAGATGCTGCTGCCGCTGTGTGCGGTACCGCTGGCCATCCTGGTCGCGTCGATGCTGCCCGGTGGCTGGGTGCTCAACGTCGAGCACTGGCAGCCCAAGCTGGAACGCCTGAGCCCGATCAAGAATCTGGGTCGCCTGGTGTCGCCCAAGCACCTGTTCGAGGTGGCGACCTCGATGCTGAAGGCGACCGCGCTGTGCTGCGTGCTGTGGTACGTCTGCAGCCGCGGCGTCACCGACTTCCTGATGCTGCAGTCGCTGCCGCTGGACCGCGCGCTGGTTGCCGGCGCCGGCCTGATGCTGGACAGCATCATGGCGCTGTGCGCCGTGTTCGTCGTGTTCGCGCTGGTCGACGTGCCGGCCCAGGCCTTCTTCTTCCTGCGCAATCTGCGCATGACCAAGCAGGAGGTGAAGGAGGAGCACAAGTCGAGCGAAGGGCGACCCGAGGTGAAACAGCGCATCAGGCAGTTGCAGCGCCAGATGGCGCGGCGCGGCGTGCGCAAGGCGGTGCCGGGGGCCGACGTCGTCATCGTCAACCCGGAGCATTACGCGGTCGCGCTGAAGTATGACGAGCGCCGTGCGCAGGCACCTTTCGTCATCGCCAAGGGCGTGGACGAAATGGCGCTCTACATCCGCGCCATCGCCGCCGAACACAGCGTCGAGACGGTCGAACTGCCGCCGCTTGCACGCGCGATCTACAACACCAGCCAGGTCAACCAGCAGATTCCGCTGCCGCTGTATCGCGCGGTGGCGCAGGTGCTCACCTACGTGCTGCAGCTCAAGGCCTTCCGCCGCGGGCAGCGTCGGGGCGAGCCGCGCCTGCCGACCGACCTGGTCATTCCGAAACATCTGAGCGAGGTGATGCCCGCATGA
- a CDS encoding FliM/FliN family flagellar motor switch protein, which yields MDNTSGIDALLDGLDEAGDDLALLGNEAPVTPAAPRRNIPQMMRRIPVTLTLEVGSARVSLQDLMDIEPSSVLELDSLAGQPLVIKVNGTPIGHAEVVLVGDNHGLRVVDLDGLDLDSLAQ from the coding sequence ATGGACAACACTTCCGGAATCGACGCACTGCTGGACGGACTGGACGAGGCAGGCGACGACCTCGCGCTGCTCGGCAACGAAGCGCCGGTCACACCGGCTGCGCCGCGACGGAACATTCCGCAGATGATGCGGCGCATACCGGTCACGCTGACGCTGGAAGTCGGTTCCGCGCGCGTATCGCTGCAGGACCTGATGGACATCGAACCGTCGAGCGTGCTCGAACTGGACTCGCTGGCCGGCCAGCCGCTGGTGATCAAGGTCAATGGCACGCCCATCGGTCACGCCGAGGTGGTGCTGGTCGGCGACAACCACGGCCTGCGCGTGGTCGACCTCGACGGTCTCGATCTGGACAGCCTGGCGCAATGA
- the fliQ gene encoding flagellar biosynthesis protein FliQ: MLTPDIAVDLVSESLHITMVLVLLLVGPGLVMGLIVALFQAATQINEQTLSFLPRLLVTLLAIIFAGRWMTGYLMDFCVSVFQRASALVG; this comes from the coding sequence ATGCTGACGCCCGACATCGCCGTCGATCTGGTCAGCGAGAGCCTGCACATCACCATGGTGCTGGTGCTGCTGCTGGTCGGCCCCGGCCTCGTGATGGGCCTCATCGTCGCGCTGTTCCAGGCGGCAACGCAGATCAACGAACAGACGCTGAGCTTCCTGCCCCGACTGCTGGTCACGCTGCTTGCCATCATCTTCGCCGGACGCTGGATGACCGGCTACCTGATGGACTTCTGCGTGTCGGTGTTCCAGCGGGCATCGGCGCTGGTCGGCTGA
- a CDS encoding DUF3567 family protein produces MHIMFNNPLVYVVEYAGLEAVEVIDKRIGRGALIRDDAARRFREELKELVDHDEEVGPEEFDAFMGPWEALLTQPAIYH; encoded by the coding sequence ATGCACATCATGTTCAACAATCCGCTGGTCTATGTGGTCGAGTACGCAGGTCTGGAAGCCGTCGAGGTGATCGACAAGCGCATCGGTCGTGGCGCCCTGATCCGCGACGACGCAGCACGCCGTTTCCGTGAGGAACTGAAGGAACTGGTCGATCACGACGAAGAGGTCGGGCCGGAAGAGTTCGATGCCTTCATGGGGCCGTGGGAGGCGCTGCTGACGCAGCCGGCGATCTACCACTGA
- a CDS encoding copper chaperone PCu(A)C, translating to MKSILTASLLSIACSAALAGVTVKDAWVRATVAEQKATGAFMHITAPKAARLVGVRSPVAGVAEIHEMSMNNNVMRMRAIPAIDLPAGKAVELKPGGFHLMLMDLRAPLVDGQTVPLSLTVETADGQRETVEISAPVRPLGAAASHDHH from the coding sequence ATGAAATCCATCCTGACCGCCTCCCTGCTTTCCATCGCCTGCAGTGCCGCCCTGGCCGGCGTCACCGTCAAGGACGCGTGGGTACGAGCGACCGTGGCCGAACAGAAGGCCACCGGCGCCTTCATGCACATCACCGCGCCGAAAGCGGCGCGCCTCGTCGGCGTCCGCTCGCCGGTGGCCGGCGTTGCCGAAATCCACGAAATGTCGATGAACAACAACGTGATGCGCATGCGCGCCATTCCTGCGATCGATCTGCCGGCCGGTAAAGCGGTCGAACTCAAGCCGGGCGGTTTCCACCTGATGCTGATGGACCTGCGTGCGCCGCTGGTGGACGGGCAGACCGTGCCGCTGAGCCTGACCGTCGAAACGGCCGACGGTCAGCGTGAGACCGTGGAAATCAGCGCCCCGGTGCGTCCGCTCGGCGCCGCCGCCTCGCACGATCACCACTGA